The Streptococcus sp. 29896 genome includes a region encoding these proteins:
- a CDS encoding acyltransferase family protein codes for MRIKWLSIIRVIGLIFVLLYHFFIKYFPGGFLGVDLFFTLSGYLTTAIFIDEYGKKNSINLHHFSTRRLYRILPPLVLCLIITTPLALFIRDDFLARIGQQITAALGFMTNIYEILAGGGYENQFTPHLFLHTWSLALEVHYYVLWGIIVWILSRIAKTIGQLRGLIFLTAGTLFLLTFLTMSITSFFVTSYSTIYFATWTHIFPFFLGSLLAPIAGMHCTTVAFQRICQNWTFPKAIRLFAVGLSVELLLLFTFKFDSIWTYLFGFLLSSIATLIMIYAARILHEKTPTIQEPAFLSYLANISYNLYLFHWPLYIIFSQLLDNTLASTLTLVLSIILSSLSFYLIEPMITGNNPALKHRFIHFQTYSKSIVKIGTVLAIPTILVCLLSPKLGKLEQQLLIDGLHQADARMIQTKTLAERGKASSYEVVKGIMVIGDSVTLHATEQIKTILPDALVDAQGSRNTTQAFEILKTNIESGTLVENVVIATGTNIVYNYEEEINNIIDILPNGYRLIFVTPYDGNYQQYDNPIAEKHAQYLKSLVKKYNFITIADWNTVAKENPQLWVGTDNIHFGGTSTTRLEGATLFAQTISDALKKAANSPVKNIVKN; via the coding sequence ATGAGAATTAAATGGCTATCAATTATCCGTGTTATCGGCCTAATATTTGTATTACTTTATCACTTCTTTATCAAATATTTTCCGGGCGGCTTCTTAGGGGTTGATTTATTTTTTACCCTGTCCGGCTACCTAACAACAGCTATCTTTATAGATGAATATGGCAAAAAAAATAGCATCAATCTCCACCATTTTTCGACTAGGAGACTCTACCGTATTCTCCCACCGCTCGTCCTATGTCTTATCATCACTACTCCACTAGCTCTCTTCATCAGAGATGACTTTCTCGCTAGAATTGGCCAACAAATTACTGCAGCCCTCGGCTTCATGACAAACATATATGAAATATTGGCTGGTGGTGGCTACGAAAACCAATTCACCCCTCATCTCTTTCTACATACATGGAGCCTAGCCCTAGAGGTCCATTACTATGTACTGTGGGGAATAATCGTTTGGATACTTTCTCGTATCGCGAAAACAATCGGACAGCTACGAGGGTTGATTTTTTTGACTGCTGGTACCCTTTTCCTCCTCACATTTCTTACCATGTCCATCACTAGTTTCTTTGTGACCAGTTATTCAACCATTTATTTTGCAACGTGGACCCATATTTTTCCCTTCTTCCTAGGGAGCCTACTTGCTCCTATTGCTGGTATGCATTGCACAACAGTCGCTTTTCAACGTATCTGTCAGAATTGGACCTTCCCTAAAGCTATCCGACTTTTTGCAGTAGGTCTATCAGTTGAATTACTTCTTCTGTTTACCTTTAAATTTGATAGTATATGGACCTATCTTTTTGGTTTCCTGCTCTCTAGTATCGCTACTCTCATCATGATTTATGCCGCTAGGATACTACACGAAAAAACACCTACTATTCAAGAACCAGCCTTTCTATCCTATCTAGCAAATATTTCCTACAACCTGTACCTCTTCCATTGGCCTCTCTATATCATCTTCTCTCAACTATTGGACAATACTCTTGCAAGTACCCTAACATTGGTACTATCCATCATACTATCCAGCCTGTCCTTCTACCTCATCGAACCAATGATTACTGGCAACAATCCGGCTCTGAAACACCGTTTTATCCATTTTCAAACCTATTCTAAATCGATTGTTAAAATCGGTACTGTTCTGGCCATTCCCACGATTCTTGTCTGTTTACTATCACCAAAATTAGGAAAACTTGAGCAGCAACTGTTAATAGATGGCCTCCACCAGGCGGATGCACGGATGATACAGACAAAGACCCTTGCCGAAAGAGGAAAAGCTTCTAGTTATGAAGTGGTCAAAGGGATAATGGTTATCGGTGATTCCGTAACCCTACATGCTACTGAGCAAATCAAAACCATTTTACCCGATGCTCTTGTAGATGCTCAAGGAAGCCGCAATACAACCCAAGCTTTTGAAATCCTAAAAACCAACATTGAAAGCGGCACACTAGTTGAAAATGTTGTCATCGCTACAGGAACCAATATTGTTTACAACTATGAGGAAGAAATCAATAACATCATTGACATCCTCCCCAATGGTTACCGTCTCATTTTCGTTACTCCTTATGACGGTAACTACCAACAGTATGACAATCCAATTGCCGAAAAACATGCACAGTATCTAAAAAGTCTAGTCAAAAAATATAACTTTATAACCATTGCAGACTGGAATACCGTCGCAAAAGAAAATCCCCAACTATGGGTTGGAACTGATAATATTCATTTTGGAGGGACCAGTACGACTCGTTTAGAAGGGGCAACATTGTTTGCTCAAACGATTAGCGATGCTCTTAAAAAGGCTGCTAACTCACCTGTAAAAAATATTGTCAAAAATTAA
- a CDS encoding phosphatase PAP2 family protein: MKNKRTYLTNASFTALAFVILGYVAKFYPASLTAFDSAIQTAVRGTLPSAATSFWTSITVLGNTVVILAICLALAFFFYKKQWKAEAYFILASFAAMGVASTALKYVYQRPRPSIEWLIDTIGYSFPSWHTASTMMIAGAVVIIINQRMKSSLSKRLLQASLLILAVLVAVSRIYIGVHYPTDIIGGWLLAATLLLAMFPYYDQKRFEWRFQSKQK, translated from the coding sequence ATGAAAAATAAACGAACTTATCTAACAAACGCTTCATTTACAGCCCTTGCCTTTGTTATCCTTGGCTATGTGGCTAAATTTTACCCAGCCAGTTTGACCGCTTTTGATTCAGCGATTCAAACAGCTGTTCGTGGCACCTTGCCGTCTGCAGCGACAAGCTTTTGGACCTCAATTACGGTTCTGGGAAATACGGTTGTCATCCTGGCGATCTGCTTGGCCCTGGCATTTTTCTTCTACAAAAAGCAGTGGAAAGCAGAAGCATATTTTATTCTTGCTAGTTTTGCGGCTATGGGGGTAGCGTCAACAGCCCTGAAATACGTCTACCAACGTCCGCGTCCTAGTATCGAATGGTTGATTGATACCATTGGCTATTCTTTCCCAAGCTGGCATACCGCTTCGACCATGATGATTGCTGGTGCGGTGGTGATTATTATCAACCAACGCATGAAATCTAGCCTATCCAAACGCTTGCTTCAAGCTAGCTTGTTGATTTTAGCTGTCTTGGTTGCTGTATCGCGCATTTACATTGGCGTGCATTATCCGACGGATATAATCGGTGGTTGGCTCTTGGCAGCGACCTTGCTTCTAGCAATGTTTCCATACTATGATCAAAAACGCTTTGAATGGCGTTTCCAAAGCAAACAAAAATAA
- a CDS encoding ECF transporter S component — MTNTRKMATIAILSAVSFLLMYLKFPLIPTASFLEIDFSIVPVLLGLVVLDLKSAFGILLIRSVLKIIFNNAGPSTLIGMPMNIIAVGIFVLAMAMIWKKNPSVKHYLLASVLGTVGLTLGMLVMNYFYAIPVYAAFANFDIEAILGTSTYLMTMVAPFNLLQGILFSLVFYIIFRAVEPILKKV, encoded by the coding sequence ATGACAAACACACGCAAAATGGCGACCATCGCCATTCTTTCGGCAGTTTCATTTCTGCTCATGTACCTAAAATTTCCGCTGATTCCAACAGCTAGCTTCTTGGAGATTGATTTTTCAATTGTTCCGGTTTTGCTAGGTTTGGTGGTCTTGGATTTGAAATCAGCATTCGGGATTCTATTGATTCGTTCGGTCCTTAAAATCATTTTTAACAATGCAGGACCTAGTACCTTGATCGGAATGCCAATGAATATCATAGCAGTTGGGATTTTTGTGCTGGCTATGGCCATGATCTGGAAAAAGAATCCGTCAGTTAAGCACTACCTTTTGGCATCAGTTCTTGGTACAGTTGGCTTGACTCTTGGGATGTTGGTGATGAATTATTTCTATGCCATTCCAGTCTATGCAGCCTTTGCAAATTTTGATATCGAGGCTATTTTGGGGACTTCAACCTATTTGATGACCATGGTAGCTCCCTTTAACCTCTTGCAGGGAATCCTATTTTCTCTTGTATTTTATATCATTTTCCGGGCCGTTGAGCCTATTTTAAAGAAAGTTTAA
- a CDS encoding tRNA (cytidine(34)-2'-O)-methyltransferase, protein MNIEDLAHTEGAARNHVVLFQPQIPQNTGNIARTCAATNSPLHIIKPMGFPIDDRKMKRAGLDYWDKLDVRFYDSLDEFMEKAEQGQVHLVTKFADQTYSDKSYSSEQTHYFVFGREDTGLPEEFMRRHAEKAIRIPMNDEHVRSLNVSNTVCMVVYEALRQQDFAGLELVHTYETDKLK, encoded by the coding sequence ATGAACATCGAAGACCTAGCTCACACAGAAGGAGCAGCCCGCAACCATGTGGTTCTTTTCCAACCCCAAATTCCCCAAAATACAGGCAACATTGCTCGAACCTGTGCCGCAACCAACAGCCCCCTCCATATCATTAAGCCCATGGGATTTCCCATTGACGACCGCAAGATGAAGCGGGCAGGCTTGGACTACTGGGACAAGCTGGATGTGCGTTTTTACGATAGTTTGGATGAGTTTATGGAAAAAGCAGAGCAGGGACAGGTGCACTTGGTGACAAAGTTTGCAGACCAAACCTACTCGGATAAGTCCTATTCCTCAGAACAGACTCATTATTTTGTCTTTGGTCGAGAAGATACCGGACTGCCAGAAGAATTCATGCGTCGCCATGCTGAAAAAGCCATTCGCATCCCTATGAATGATGAGCATGTCCGTAGCCTCAATGTTTCCAATACTGTCTGCATGGTTGTTTATGAAGCCTTGCGTCAACAAGATTTCGCCGGTTTGGAGTTGGTCCATACCTACGAAACCGACAAACTAAAGTAG
- the yidD gene encoding membrane protein insertion efficiency factor YidD has protein sequence MKRLLIGLVRLYQKLISPLFPPTCRYNPTCSNYMIEAINKHGLKGVLMGLARIGRCHPFVDGGEDPVPDTFSLKRNSKQQS, from the coding sequence ATGAAAAGGCTGTTGATTGGGCTGGTCCGTCTTTACCAGAAGCTGATTTCGCCTCTTTTTCCACCGACTTGTCGCTACAATCCGACCTGCTCCAACTACATGATTGAAGCAATTAATAAACATGGTCTTAAGGGAGTTCTTATGGGCTTGGCCCGTATTGGACGCTGTCACCCCTTTGTGGATGGTGGGGAAGATCCTGTGCCAGACACCTTTAGCCTCAAGCGAAATTCAAAACAGCAGTCCTAG
- a CDS encoding pseudouridine synthase, protein MRINKYIAHAGVASRRKAEELIKQGLVTVNGQVVRELGTTIKSGDKVEVEGQPIYNEEKVYYLLHKPRGVISSVSDDKGRKTVIDLLPQVKERIYPVGRLDWDTSGVLILTNDGDFTDEMIHPRNEIDKVYVARVKGIANKDVLRPLTRGVVIDGKKTKPAVYEILKVDPVKNRSVVELTIHEGRNHQVKKMFEAVGLQVDKLSRTRFGNLDLTGLHPGEARRLNKKDISKLHTLAVTKAQTAKKRR, encoded by the coding sequence ATGAGAATTAATAAGTACATTGCCCACGCTGGTGTAGCCAGTCGTCGTAAGGCAGAGGAATTGATCAAACAGGGCTTGGTAACAGTCAATGGCCAGGTTGTGCGTGAATTAGGAACGACCATCAAGTCAGGTGATAAGGTGGAAGTAGAAGGCCAGCCGATTTACAACGAGGAAAAGGTTTACTACTTACTTCACAAGCCACGAGGTGTGATTTCCAGCGTGTCAGATGATAAGGGAAGAAAAACGGTTATCGACCTCTTGCCTCAAGTCAAGGAACGGATTTATCCAGTGGGTCGACTAGACTGGGATACATCGGGGGTCTTGATTTTGACCAATGACGGTGACTTTACGGACGAGATGATCCACCCACGTAATGAAATTGACAAGGTCTATGTGGCTCGAGTCAAGGGGATTGCCAACAAGGATGTCCTACGACCTTTAACACGAGGTGTGGTCATCGACGGCAAAAAGACCAAGCCTGCGGTCTATGAGATTCTGAAAGTGGATCCAGTTAAAAATCGCTCGGTGGTGGAGTTGACTATCCACGAAGGTCGCAATCATCAGGTCAAGAAGATGTTTGAAGCGGTTGGGTTGCAGGTAGATAAACTGTCACGGACTCGTTTTGGAAATCTGGACCTGACTGGTTTGCATCCTGGCGAAGCCCGTAGGCTCAACAAAAAAGACATCAGCAAGTTGCATACCTTGGCAGTAACCAAGGCCCAAACGGCTAAGAAAAGACGATGA
- the scpB gene encoding SMC-Scp complex subunit ScpB, protein MSRIAEIEVLLFVAGEDGLTVRNLAEMLDLTPSAVLQQLEKLAEKYQSDSQSGLALLESSNRYKLVTKKDYADLLRIYAKTPINQTMSRALLETLSIVAYKQPITRVEVDDIRGVNSSGAISKLQAFDLIRENGKKEVIGRPNLYVTTEYFLDYMGINSLEELPDVSNLDLVEEEVELFTERNEIEDEN, encoded by the coding sequence ATGAGTCGAATAGCTGAGATTGAAGTCCTGCTTTTTGTAGCAGGTGAAGACGGTTTGACCGTGCGCAATTTAGCTGAAATGCTAGATTTGACACCTTCTGCTGTCTTGCAACAGTTGGAAAAATTAGCCGAAAAATACCAGTCAGATAGTCAGTCAGGCTTGGCGCTCTTGGAATCTTCCAACCGCTATAAGTTGGTGACCAAAAAAGACTACGCAGATCTCTTGCGGATTTATGCCAAGACGCCGATCAACCAGACCATGTCACGAGCCCTCTTGGAAACCCTATCCATTGTGGCATACAAGCAGCCCATTACCCGTGTGGAAGTTGATGACATCCGTGGGGTGAATTCTAGCGGTGCTATTAGTAAACTCCAAGCCTTTGACTTGATTCGGGAGAATGGGAAAAAAGAGGTGATTGGCCGTCCAAATCTCTATGTGACGACCGAGTATTTCTTGGACTACATGGGAATTAACAGTCTGGAAGAATTGCCAGATGTCTCCAACTTGGACTTGGTAGAAGAAGAGGTCGAGCTCTTCACAGAAAGAAATGAGATAGAAGATGAGAATTAA
- a CDS encoding segregation/condensation protein A → MDIKLKDFQGPLDLLLHLVSKYQMDIYEVPITEVIEQYLAYIATLQAMRLEVAGEYMVMASQLMLIKSRRLLPKVVEQEVAEEDPEQVLLDQLEEYRKFKLLSEKLGEQHEERAQFFSKPKLELVYEDVTLVQDKTTIDIFLAFSKVMAEKQASLRQSHTTIARDEYKIEDMMDYVRSQFSKTKRLELGQIFKESKDMNEVITIFLATLELVKVHEVEVEQEKTFGSIYLVRRDHESNS, encoded by the coding sequence ATGGATATAAAGTTAAAGGATTTTCAGGGACCGCTGGACTTGTTGCTGCATCTGGTATCCAAGTATCAGATGGATATTTACGAGGTGCCGATTACAGAGGTTATTGAGCAGTATCTGGCCTATATAGCCACCTTGCAGGCTATGCGCTTGGAAGTGGCGGGTGAATACATGGTCATGGCCAGCCAGCTCATGTTGATCAAAAGCCGCAGGCTCTTGCCCAAGGTAGTGGAGCAGGAAGTGGCGGAAGAGGATCCAGAGCAGGTCCTATTGGATCAGTTGGAGGAATACCGCAAGTTCAAGTTACTCAGTGAAAAACTGGGTGAACAGCACGAGGAACGAGCACAATTCTTCTCAAAACCCAAGTTGGAATTGGTCTATGAAGATGTGACCTTAGTACAGGATAAGACGACCATTGATATTTTCCTAGCCTTTTCCAAGGTCATGGCTGAAAAGCAAGCTAGCTTACGCCAGTCTCATACCACCATTGCCCGCGATGAGTACAAGATTGAAGATATGATGGACTATGTGCGGTCACAGTTTTCCAAGACCAAGCGCTTGGAGTTGGGACAGATTTTCAAAGAAAGCAAGGATATGAACGAGGTCATCACCATTTTTCTAGCGACTTTGGAGTTGGTCAAGGTCCATGAGGTCGAGGTGGAGCAGGAGAAAACCTTTGGTAGTATTTATCTAGTGAGGAGGGATCATGAGTCGAATAGCTGA
- the xerD gene encoding site-specific tyrosine recombinase XerD has translation MTPAMIVAFLQEKQLSVQSQQAYKGDLRQFLEICPRLDQSGLVQYQAFLQGLKPTAQRRKVSAVNQFIYFLYTRGQVERFYKLEAVSSPVLTKKRQAPVHLDALWLETELLDGQLMALLMSQLGLTPSELMGLKLEQLDLEFHILNLDRGGQRRILSIPKTLLPYLESRRDQVFLFDKQGQPYSRQWFFNRLSAYVGTLGHREWTAQFLREQFILSRLAAGQSLEQVAKDLGLKTSISLEKYK, from the coding sequence ATGACACCTGCCATGATTGTAGCTTTTTTACAAGAGAAACAGTTGTCTGTACAGTCGCAACAAGCTTACAAGGGTGATCTCCGGCAGTTTTTGGAGATTTGTCCTCGCTTGGACCAGTCAGGATTGGTTCAGTACCAAGCCTTTTTACAAGGTCTCAAACCGACTGCCCAGAGACGCAAGGTATCTGCTGTCAACCAATTTATCTATTTTCTCTATACAAGAGGGCAGGTGGAACGCTTTTATAAGTTAGAAGCGGTCTCTAGCCCGGTTCTGACCAAAAAGCGACAGGCCCCAGTCCACTTGGATGCCTTGTGGTTGGAAACAGAGCTGCTAGACGGTCAACTGATGGCACTCTTAATGAGCCAGTTGGGATTGACACCGAGTGAGTTGATGGGGCTTAAGTTGGAACAGCTAGACCTCGAATTTCACATCCTGAATTTGGATAGGGGCGGGCAACGGAGAATCCTAAGCATCCCCAAAACTCTGCTGCCTTATTTAGAGAGTCGAAGGGATCAGGTCTTTCTCTTTGATAAACAAGGGCAACCTTACTCTCGCCAATGGTTTTTCAATCGTCTGTCAGCGTATGTTGGTACACTTGGTCATAGGGAATGGACAGCTCAGTTTTTGAGGGAGCAATTTATTTTGAGCCGCCTGGCAGCAGGTCAGTCCTTGGAGCAAGTTGCCAAGGACTTAGGCTTGAAAACATCAATTAGTTTGGAAAAATACAAGTAA
- the cbpB gene encoding cyclic-di-AMP-binding protein CbpB: MIAAEFEEFLLAQEETFLTPADKLAVIIDSHNMDHAKLLLSHMTYSRVPVVTEDNLFFGTIGLREIIQYQAQHELTDDQLNQDVALIAKQDVARIGPDYHLEEVMRKLIDEPFLPVVGDQGEFLGIITRKSILKAVNALLHHNGFGEQTV, encoded by the coding sequence ATGATTGCAGCAGAATTTGAAGAATTTTTATTGGCACAAGAAGAGACCTTTCTAACTCCAGCAGATAAGCTAGCGGTTATTATTGATAGTCATAATATGGACCATGCCAAGCTCTTGCTCAGTCACATGACCTACTCTCGTGTTCCTGTTGTGACGGAAGACAATCTCTTTTTTGGGACCATTGGTCTCAGGGAAATTATTCAGTATCAAGCTCAGCATGAATTGACTGATGATCAATTGAACCAGGATGTAGCCCTTATTGCCAAGCAGGATGTGGCAAGGATTGGTCCAGATTATCATCTGGAAGAAGTGATGCGAAAACTAATCGACGAACCCTTCCTTCCAGTTGTGGGAGACCAGGGTGAATTTTTAGGGATTATCACACGAAAATCAATTTTGAAGGCTGTCAATGCACTTTTGCACCACAACGGATTTGGAGAACAGACAGTATGA
- a CDS encoding metallophosphoesterase yields MAGASKRIIVMSDSHGDRAIVEEIKQHYLGKVDAFFHNGDSELDSQDELWDGVHVVNGNCDYRGNFPDNLVTDLDGVRIAQTHGHLYGINYGWQRLDYWAQEVEADICLYGHLHVPDAEVRGKTLFLNPGSVRQPRGLVQECLYAMVTISEDHYRVEFFTRQHQAYPLLTKEFSR; encoded by the coding sequence ATGGCAGGAGCAAGCAAACGCATAATTGTCATGAGTGATTCGCACGGAGACCGTGCCATCGTTGAAGAAATCAAACAGCACTACCTAGGAAAGGTTGATGCCTTCTTTCATAATGGGGATTCCGAACTCGACAGTCAGGATGAACTGTGGGATGGAGTTCATGTAGTCAATGGCAACTGTGATTACAGAGGTAACTTTCCAGATAATCTTGTGACCGATTTAGATGGTGTTCGCATTGCGCAGACCCACGGTCATCTGTATGGGATTAATTACGGATGGCAACGCTTGGATTACTGGGCACAGGAAGTGGAGGCAGATATTTGTCTCTATGGTCATCTCCATGTGCCAGATGCTGAGGTACGTGGCAAGACCCTTTTTCTCAATCCAGGCTCAGTCCGTCAACCACGTGGCTTGGTTCAAGAGTGCCTTTATGCTATGGTGACCATCTCAGAAGACCACTATCGTGTCGAATTTTTCACCAGACAGCACCAAGCTTATCCACTATTAACAAAGGAATTTAGCCGATGA
- a CDS encoding nucleoside-triphosphate diphosphatase has product MAEKIFEYKDENNWFIGKASFSNLISSFGETGREQELFLFGYLLDRLIASNYSDENHNKCAIIEVIAIQSDFALIQFACDILNELNQRQFKVLQHQGAILVTEGSKLFLAHLPSEGLETARFFGQEKGFAGIGDTILIATKNEGKTKEFRRFFERFGYQVENLNHYPDLPDVAETGMTFEENARLKAETIAALTGKMVLADDSGLKVDALGGLPGVWSARFAGADATDEQNNAKLLHELAMVFDIQDRSAQFHCTLVIAAPERESLVVEADWAGYIGMDLRGENGFGYDPLFLVGETGKTSAELALDEKNRISHRAQALEKLMEAFPKWQEQANA; this is encoded by the coding sequence ATGGCAGAAAAAATTTTTGAATACAAAGACGAGAACAATTGGTTTATCGGAAAGGCTAGCTTTTCCAATCTCATCTCTAGTTTTGGAGAGACTGGTAGAGAACAGGAGCTCTTTCTATTTGGTTACCTCCTGGACCGCTTGATTGCCAGCAATTATTCGGATGAAAACCATAACAAGTGTGCAATTATTGAAGTCATTGCAATTCAATCCGACTTTGCCCTCATTCAATTCGCCTGTGATATTTTGAATGAACTAAACCAGCGCCAGTTTAAGGTTCTCCAACATCAGGGGGCTATTCTGGTGACGGAAGGAAGCAAGCTCTTTCTTGCCCACCTACCAAGTGAAGGACTTGAAACAGCAAGATTTTTTGGACAAGAAAAGGGATTTGCGGGCATTGGTGATACCATTTTGATTGCGACAAAAAACGAAGGGAAGACAAAGGAATTTCGCCGATTTTTTGAGCGATTTGGTTATCAAGTAGAAAACCTCAATCACTATCCTGACCTACCAGATGTGGCTGAAACAGGCATGACTTTTGAAGAAAATGCTCGTTTGAAAGCTGAGACAATCGCAGCATTGACTGGGAAAATGGTCTTAGCGGATGATTCAGGGCTAAAAGTAGATGCCCTAGGTGGCTTACCAGGGGTATGGTCAGCTCGATTTGCTGGTGCAGATGCAACAGATGAGCAAAATAATGCCAAGCTCCTACATGAACTAGCTATGGTCTTTGACATCCAGGATCGCTCGGCTCAATTTCACTGTACACTTGTCATCGCTGCACCTGAACGGGAAAGTTTGGTCGTAGAAGCGGACTGGGCTGGCTATATTGGCATGGACTTGCGCGGTGAAAATGGCTTTGGTTATGATCCACTATTCTTGGTGGGAGAGACAGGAAAAACATCTGCAGAACTAGCCCTCGATGAGAAAAACAGAATTTCCCATCGTGCACAGGCTCTAGAAAAATTAATGGAGGCATTTCCAAAATGGCAGGAGCAAGCAAACGCATAA
- the racE gene encoding glutamate racemase, whose product MDNRPIGFLDSGVGGLTVARELMRQLPHEEIVYIGDSARAPYGPRPAEQIKEYTWQLVRFLLTKDVKMIVFACNTATAVAWEEVKEALDIPVLGVILPGASAAIKASQTGKIGVLGTAMTIQSDIYRTKIQALSPEMQVESLACPKFAPLVESNNYQSSLAKKVVYETLRPLVGKVDTLVLGCTHYPLLRPIIQNAMGQDVKLIDSGAECARDISVLLNYFEINRSRSLEKTQHRYYTTASPLAFREIAENWLGMAIEVEHVSL is encoded by the coding sequence ATGGATAATCGACCTATTGGATTTTTAGATTCTGGTGTCGGTGGATTGACGGTAGCAAGAGAGCTTATGCGTCAGCTACCACATGAGGAAATCGTCTATATTGGAGATTCTGCTCGAGCGCCTTATGGGCCAAGACCGGCAGAGCAAATTAAAGAGTACACCTGGCAATTGGTCCGTTTTCTATTGACCAAGGATGTCAAAATGATTGTGTTTGCCTGCAATACCGCAACAGCGGTTGCTTGGGAGGAAGTCAAAGAAGCCTTGGACATTCCTGTCTTGGGAGTGATTTTGCCAGGGGCATCTGCAGCAATCAAGGCTAGTCAGACTGGAAAAATCGGTGTGTTAGGAACTGCCATGACCATTCAGTCAGACATTTACAGAACGAAAATCCAAGCCTTGTCTCCAGAGATGCAGGTAGAAAGTCTAGCCTGCCCCAAATTTGCTCCCCTGGTAGAATCCAATAACTACCAGTCCAGCTTGGCCAAGAAGGTCGTTTATGAGACCCTAAGACCCCTGGTTGGGAAGGTAGATACCTTGGTTTTGGGCTGTACCCATTACCCCCTCTTGCGGCCTATTATTCAAAACGCTATGGGGCAGGATGTCAAACTGATTGATTCGGGAGCAGAATGTGCGCGTGACATTTCAGTCCTACTGAATTATTTTGAGATCAACCGGAGCCGCAGTTTGGAAAAGACCCAGCACCGTTACTATACAACTGCCAGTCCGCTAGCCTTTCGCGAAATCGCAGAAAATTGGCTGGGAATGGCCATCGAAGTGGAGCATGTAAGCCTATGA
- a CDS encoding YneF family protein, giving the protein MSVHIGIVILLVVLALAGGVALGIYLSRKQVEKFIADKPILDENALRLMMSQMGQKPSEAKVQQVLRQIKSQQKVASKKK; this is encoded by the coding sequence ATGTCAGTACATATTGGAATTGTTATTTTATTGGTTGTCTTAGCACTTGCTGGTGGTGTAGCTCTCGGTATTTACTTGTCACGTAAGCAAGTGGAAAAATTCATCGCTGATAAGCCGATTTTGGATGAAAATGCCCTTCGTTTGATGATGAGTCAAATGGGTCAAAAGCCAAGCGAAGCAAAGGTACAACAAGTACTACGCCAAATCAAGAGCCAACAAAAAGTTGCAAGCAAGAAAAAATAA